In a single window of the Aridibaculum aurantiacum genome:
- the pgi gene encoding glucose-6-phosphate isomerase, producing MLPKVNPTNTQAWLLLRRHFEEEMQRTHMRKLFDADAERFSKFSLQFNDILFDYSKNILTQKTMQLLFQLAEECQLRQSIDSMFGGERINETEDRAVLHVALRNMGNAPYMVNGEDVMPGVVKVRKQMKTFCDKVHSGDWKGYTGKRIKSIVNIGIGGSDLGPVMVTEALKPYWKKNIQTYFVSNVDGTHIAETLKKVKPEETLFLVASKTFTTQETMTNAHTARSWFLEQAIDEAHIAKHFVALSTNEKEVVKFGIAPENMFEFWDWVGGRYSLWSAIGLSIALTIGYNNFEELLHGAYEVDEHFRREKFSGNIPVIMALIGLWYTNFFNAQSEAILPYDQYMHRFAAYFQQGNMESNGKSVDRNGYEVNYPTGPVIWGEPGTNGQHAFYQLIHQGTLIIPCDFIAPAISHNPIGDHHVKLLSNYFAQTEALMNGKTEDEVKQELTKAGLNKEEIKKLVKFKVFKGNKPTNSFMVKQVTPRTLGNLVAMYEHKIFVQGAIWNIFSFDQWGVELGKQLANKILPELENNDTVNSHDSSTNGLINAFKTLRAQG from the coding sequence GCCTGGCTGCTGCTGAGACGACATTTTGAAGAAGAGATGCAACGTACGCACATGCGCAAATTATTTGACGCTGATGCAGAAAGGTTCTCTAAGTTCAGTCTCCAGTTCAATGATATCCTGTTTGATTATTCAAAAAATATCCTGACGCAGAAGACCATGCAGTTGTTGTTTCAACTGGCGGAAGAATGCCAGCTAAGGCAATCAATAGACAGCATGTTTGGTGGTGAAAGGATTAATGAAACGGAAGATCGTGCTGTACTTCATGTGGCTTTACGCAATATGGGTAATGCACCATACATGGTAAATGGCGAAGATGTGATGCCTGGTGTGGTAAAGGTGCGCAAGCAAATGAAGACCTTCTGCGATAAAGTACATTCGGGTGATTGGAAAGGTTATACAGGCAAGCGGATCAAGAGTATCGTGAACATTGGTATTGGAGGAAGCGACCTGGGACCAGTGATGGTTACAGAAGCACTGAAGCCTTATTGGAAGAAAAACATACAGACCTACTTTGTAAGTAATGTAGATGGAACTCATATAGCCGAGACGCTAAAAAAGGTTAAGCCGGAAGAGACTTTATTCCTTGTGGCAAGTAAGACCTTTACTACCCAAGAAACTATGACCAATGCACATACTGCACGTTCATGGTTCCTGGAGCAGGCTATAGATGAAGCACATATTGCAAAACATTTTGTTGCCCTTAGCACCAATGAAAAAGAGGTGGTGAAATTCGGAATTGCACCTGAGAATATGTTTGAATTCTGGGATTGGGTTGGCGGAAGATATTCTTTGTGGAGTGCAATTGGTTTATCTATAGCATTGACCATTGGCTATAACAACTTTGAAGAATTACTACACGGTGCTTACGAGGTTGATGAACATTTCCGCAGAGAAAAGTTCTCTGGCAACATCCCGGTGATCATGGCGTTGATCGGCCTTTGGTATACCAACTTCTTCAATGCGCAGAGCGAGGCAATCCTACCTTACGACCAGTACATGCATAGGTTTGCGGCATATTTCCAGCAAGGAAATATGGAGAGCAATGGAAAGTCAGTAGATCGTAACGGATACGAGGTTAACTACCCTACCGGTCCTGTTATCTGGGGCGAACCCGGCACCAATGGTCAACACGCTTTTTACCAGCTCATCCACCAGGGCACACTTATTATTCCTTGCGATTTTATAGCACCAGCTATTAGTCATAATCCTATTGGTGATCATCATGTAAAACTGTTGAGCAACTATTTTGCACAAACAGAAGCATTAATGAATGGTAAGACTGAAGACGAAGTAAAACAGGAACTAACAAAGGCTGGGTTGAACAAAGAAGAGATCAAAAAGCTGGTGAAGTTCAAAGTCTTCAAAGGGAATAAGCCTACGAATTCATTTATGGTAAAACAGGTAACACCACGTACATTAGGTAACCTCGTAGCGATGTACGAACACAAGATATTTGTACAGGGCGCTATCTGGAATATCTTCAGCTTCGACCAGTGGGGTGTAGAGCTAGGAAAACAACTAGCAAATAAAATATTGCCTGAACTGGAAAATAATGATACTGTAAATTCTCATGACAGCTCTACCAATGGATTGATCAATGCGTTTAAGACGTTGAGAGCACAAGGTTAG
- the def gene encoding peptide deformylase — protein sequence MTLPIVAYGAPILRQVAQDISPDYPQLEKLIEDMWETMYASNGVGLAAPQINRAIRLFVVDSAQIFANQDDDEDGGYADAPGVKKVFINAHIKQLDGEEWAYNEGCLSIPKIREDVKRPEEVVLEYVDENFQPHTETFVGLTARIIQHEYDHIEGKLFIDYLKPLRRKMLQGKLNDISKGKIRMDYKMMYAK from the coding sequence ATGACTCTTCCGATAGTTGCATACGGTGCTCCCATTTTACGACAAGTAGCCCAGGACATTTCTCCAGATTATCCTCAATTAGAGAAACTGATTGAAGATATGTGGGAAACCATGTATGCAAGTAATGGAGTGGGATTGGCTGCACCGCAGATCAATAGAGCTATCCGTCTTTTTGTTGTAGACAGCGCACAGATCTTTGCCAACCAGGACGACGATGAGGATGGTGGATATGCAGATGCTCCAGGTGTTAAGAAGGTTTTCATCAATGCGCACATCAAGCAATTGGATGGCGAAGAGTGGGCATACAACGAAGGCTGTTTGAGCATACCAAAGATCCGCGAAGATGTAAAGCGCCCTGAAGAGGTGGTGTTGGAATATGTAGACGAAAATTTTCAACCACATACAGAAACCTTTGTTGGTCTTACAGCACGCATCATACAACACGAGTACGATCATATAGAAGGTAAACTTTTTATTGACTACCTGAAGCCACTGCGCCGCAAGATGCTGCAAGGCAAACTGAACGACATCAGCAAAGGGAAGATCAGGATGGACTACAAGATGATGTACGCCAAATGA
- the ruvX gene encoding Holliday junction resolvase RuvX, producing the protein MARILSIDYGSKRTGLAVTDPMQIIATGLAGLHTKDLEQFLKDYFSKEQVERVIIGHPTNWDDSDTHATPLVQAFINRFVKVFPNIPIEKVDERYTSKMAVQSMVESGMKKKKRQDKKMVDEIAAIIMLQEYLQRQ; encoded by the coding sequence ATGGCTAGAATTCTTTCCATTGACTACGGCTCTAAACGCACAGGCCTGGCTGTTACCGACCCTATGCAGATCATTGCTACAGGCCTTGCAGGTTTACACACCAAAGACCTTGAGCAATTTTTGAAGGATTATTTTTCTAAAGAGCAGGTGGAGCGGGTCATCATTGGACATCCTACCAACTGGGACGACAGCGATACGCATGCTACGCCATTGGTTCAGGCATTCATCAATCGTTTCGTAAAAGTATTTCCCAACATACCCATAGAAAAAGTAGATGAACGTTACACTTCTAAAATGGCGGTGCAAAGCATGGTAGAAAGCGGGATGAAAAAAAAGAAACGCCAGGATAAAAAGATGGTGGATGAGATTGCAGCCATCATTATGTTACAGGAGTATTTACAAAGGCAATAA
- a CDS encoding UbiA-like polyprenyltransferase, which produces MNTVKNYLSLVKFSHTIFALPFALIGFFLGYRLFEQYGNVLSQVHYEFGISSYDFPGSIQEIILRFVLVLVCMVTARSAAMAFNRFLDKNFDAKNPRTAIREIPAGIISSSSALRFVILNCILFIISTFFINRICFFLSPVALFVILFYSYTKRFTALCHLVLGLGLSLAPIGAYLAVTGEFAVLPVLFSFTVLFWVSGFDIIYALQDIDFDREHQLHSIPARLGKKNALRVSELLHVFSGLIVIAAGWLGEFGWLYWIGVVVFCGMLIYQHSIVKPHDLRRVNLAFMTANGIASVVFAVFVIADLLWKM; this is translated from the coding sequence ATGAACACAGTAAAGAATTACCTGTCACTGGTAAAGTTTAGTCACACCATCTTTGCGCTTCCATTCGCATTGATCGGGTTTTTTCTTGGGTATAGGCTATTTGAACAGTATGGCAATGTGCTTTCACAAGTCCATTACGAGTTTGGTATATCCTCGTATGATTTTCCAGGCTCGATCCAGGAAATTATCCTCCGCTTTGTTCTTGTGCTGGTATGTATGGTCACTGCACGCAGTGCGGCAATGGCCTTCAACCGCTTTCTCGACAAAAATTTTGATGCAAAGAACCCGCGTACTGCCATCCGCGAAATTCCGGCTGGTATCATTTCGTCCAGCAGTGCGCTTCGCTTTGTTATTCTCAATTGCATCCTGTTTATTATCTCTACTTTCTTTATCAACCGCATATGTTTCTTTCTAAGTCCTGTAGCATTATTCGTAATTCTTTTTTATAGTTATACAAAGCGCTTCACTGCATTGTGTCATCTTGTGCTGGGGCTGGGGCTATCGCTTGCACCCATTGGCGCCTATCTTGCTGTTACCGGCGAGTTTGCCGTGCTGCCTGTATTATTTTCTTTCACAGTTTTATTCTGGGTAAGTGGTTTCGATATCATCTATGCTTTGCAGGATATTGATTTTGACCGTGAGCACCAGCTTCATTCTATCCCGGCGCGGCTTGGTAAAAAGAACGCTCTGCGGGTGTCGGAACTGCTGCATGTTTTTAGCGGATTGATTGTAATAGCTGCAGGATGGTTAGGTGAATTTGGCTGGCTGTATTGGATAGGGGTTGTTGTGTTTTGCGGCATGCTCATCTATCAACATTCCATTGTAAAGCCCCACGACCTGCGCCGCGTAAACCTGGCTTTCATGACGGCTAATGGTATAGCCAGTGTGGTGTTCGCTGTTTTTGTAATAGCCGATCTGCTTTGGAAAATGTAA
- a CDS encoding RNA methyltransferase, giving the protein MRKLSMDELGRKSVDEFKQAEKNPLVVVLDNIRSMHNVGSVFRTADAFLVEAICLCGYTPQPPHRDIQKTALGATETVDWLYYSETTEAVAELKQRGYTVYAIEQTQGSISLEKFHWQPETKLAIVLGNEVEGVADDVLKMADGSIEIPQLGMKHSLNISVAAGIVTWKLVEQQLLRL; this is encoded by the coding sequence ATGCGCAAATTGAGTATGGATGAGCTGGGCCGAAAGTCGGTCGATGAGTTTAAGCAGGCTGAGAAGAACCCGTTGGTGGTGGTGCTGGATAACATCCGCAGCATGCACAATGTGGGCAGCGTATTTCGTACTGCCGATGCATTTCTTGTAGAAGCTATTTGCCTTTGTGGCTATACACCGCAACCTCCGCATCGCGATATTCAAAAGACTGCATTAGGCGCTACTGAAACGGTAGATTGGCTTTATTATTCCGAAACTACTGAAGCTGTTGCCGAGCTGAAACAGCGCGGGTATACGGTTTATGCCATTGAACAAACGCAAGGAAGCATCTCGTTGGAAAAATTCCATTGGCAACCAGAGACGAAGCTAGCAATTGTACTAGGCAATGAAGTAGAGGGCGTAGCCGATGACGTTTTGAAGATGGCAGACGGCAGCATTGAGATACCGCAGCTGGGTATGAAGCATTCGTTGAACATATCAGTAGCAGCAGGTATTGTTACCTGGAAATTGGTGGAGCAACAGCTATTGCGGCTTTAG
- a CDS encoding EthD family reductase: MHKITVLYNHPGDEAAFEDYYENKHLPMARHMPGVSKVELTKFVPTPGGDQPEFYRMAELYFSSEEQMIETMGSPEGQAVIDDIHNLSEAGVKVVIGKVTTY; the protein is encoded by the coding sequence ATGCATAAGATCACTGTACTTTATAATCATCCTGGTGACGAAGCAGCATTTGAAGATTATTATGAGAATAAGCACCTGCCTATGGCACGACATATGCCTGGTGTGAGTAAAGTAGAGCTGACGAAATTTGTACCTACGCCAGGTGGCGACCAACCGGAGTTTTACAGGATGGCGGAGTTATATTTTTCGTCTGAAGAGCAGATGATAGAAACGATGGGCTCGCCTGAAGGACAAGCGGTGATAGACGATATCCACAACCTGTCGGAGGCTGGAGTAAAAGTGGTGATTGGTAAGGTAACTACCTATTGA
- the wrbA gene encoding NAD(P)H:quinone oxidoreductase — protein MSNVKLAVIFYTMTGTNYQLAQWAEEGARNAGAETKILKVPELAPQNVIDGNPAWKATVEKLQDVPTVDLSDLDWADAIIFSVPTRYGVMAAQLKQFLDTTGGLWAQGKLANKVVSAMTSAQNPHGGQEATLLSLYTMMFHWGAIIACPGYTDQSIFGAGGNPYGTSATVGQQGISNDAQAAVLHQAKRTVTVAQWVKAGMTSGT, from the coding sequence ATGAGTAACGTAAAACTTGCGGTCATTTTTTATACTATGACCGGGACCAACTACCAGTTAGCACAATGGGCGGAGGAAGGAGCACGCAATGCAGGCGCTGAAACGAAAATTCTGAAAGTTCCAGAATTGGCTCCGCAGAATGTTATTGACGGCAATCCTGCATGGAAAGCTACCGTTGAAAAATTACAAGATGTACCTACGGTAGATCTTTCAGATCTTGATTGGGCAGATGCCATCATTTTTAGTGTGCCTACCCGTTACGGGGTAATGGCTGCACAGTTGAAACAATTTTTGGATACTACAGGCGGATTGTGGGCACAGGGAAAATTGGCCAATAAAGTGGTGAGTGCTATGACAAGCGCACAAAATCCTCATGGCGGACAAGAAGCCACCCTCCTGTCATTGTACACTATGATGTTCCATTGGGGAGCAATCATAGCATGCCCAGGATATACCGATCAGTCTATTTTTGGGGCGGGTGGTAATCCATATGGCACCAGCGCCACTGTTGGCCAACAAGGAATTTCCAATGATGCGCAGGCAGCTGTTTTGCACCAGGCAAAGCGTACTGTTACTGTAGCTCAATGGGTGAAAGCGGGTATGACTTCAGGAACTTAA